The segment GTTAAGTTCAAACTACACCCTTCTAATAAGTGTGACTATTTGTGATTTATGAATTATTTCAGTATATTgaagaagcttttttttttttttttcagatggttTGCCTACTTTATGCACATGTTTACCAAGGAGAAAGATGCCAAGAtcgaggaaatgaagaaggatcTCTTTGCAAGCATGAAGGATATCGTCTCCCAAGATCCTGAGCTGCGAAAGCAAAATTCCATTCGGATTTTAGAAATTGGAGTCGGAACGGGTCAGTCAGATAGTTCACACGATCTTGCCTGCTGATATGTTTTGTGTTGTGCAATGTAACAAGTATTCTGTTTTTGGTCAAAGTTTATATATCAAAGTCTTTACATAGTTCATTGTCTGAACATTGTCCATGATATAATGAAGGTATCTAAGATTTCTCTAATTACTTTCTTTTCAACAGCTGTTTCTCTAAGCCAACATCTTGAAAACAATCATTGGGCATATGTAATATAGTGAACTACATCATTTGGCCTATATAAATTAATTGGTTGATCTGTGAAGATCAGCTCTAAAGCTAGGGCAGTCTTCATTttccacttctttcctctctcttgtctttacttcacttgttgttttttcagattttcattattatcatttttataattagtactacttttattacagtattattgttgtcatttcccACAGCATGTGCAAAATAGTAAGCTAAATTGTAGTTCTAGAAGAGATACTCGGCATGACCGGTTAAGATTTGACTTAATGATTTCACATTTAGTGGCAAGTTGGCATAAGCTTACAAGTTTATAATAGGTTCATTTTGAAAATGTTATAAAAGCCAGTCTAAGCTCTTAAGTTCTTTCCCAACCCCAACCCAGAGAGGGTATAGGATGTAGTTTTTACATTGAAAATTAGAAGGtaaattaaagacaaaaaaaatacagttcaCTTCCACACTGGAAATATTTTGTGCATTTTTTCAATGCCAAGTGAACACACTGACAAATATGCATGACATTATGTtcataactgtttatatatatatatatatatatatatatatatatatatatatatatatatatatatatatatatctgtgtgtgtgtgtgtgtgtgtgtgtgtgtgtgtgtgtgtgtgtgtgtgtgtgtgtgtgtgtgtgtgtgtgtgtgtgtgtgtgtgtgtgtgtgtgtgtgtgttctttatctTCCATAATATCAACCCATTccacatctttttcttcttacgcTCTCCTCGTTTCCAGCTCTTCCTTTGTATTAAAGAAGATCATACCATGAGGCTCTAATAGTAAAATCACTGTCCTCCAGGTGTCAACTTTTCCCATTACCCGGATGGAAGCAGACTGGTGGTTGTGGACCCTAACCCTCACTTCAAGAGCTACTATAATGACAATCGAAAGAAGTTTCCCCATATTCAGGCTGAAGAAATATTGGTAACTACAggtactgactgactgactgatttttGTTTGATTACTACTATTTTGATTTCACCCAATGCTGCAGGGGATGGCATACAGACAAGTcatgcccacagtgagtttagtttattaattggtTTTACACATAACTGGTTCCACAAGTGTTTAATTACTAATGAGTCAATAGCCTgatctgtctcacctgtttacccatttccttgagttttggaaatattttattttagtttctatTTCTATTGTTAATGAGACTGTAGTGATTATAataccagtgatgataataagcacagcattgataataatagcttcataagaaaaaaaataaattaaaaaaaactcaagGGAGAGGAATATCAGGTGAAGTCATGTAGattattaattgactccttggtgactgaatGCCATTTTCACATTTACCTGGCATTATTgggttaaatgaatatatatttttagaaggtGGAAATATTGCATTATATTCCAGGTTTCATTGCTGATATCTTGCATAAGTATCATAAATACCTCACTGTCTAacatataaaatagtaatgaattGTCATGAACACTTACTTTGGTTGTGTTTTCATTATGTATTCCTCATGGTATAATCCTGTGTTATATATTTAAAGTATAGAACAGGCAATCCTTAAAACTGATACAGAAATAACATAAAATTCAGTTATAGAGTGGGATCAAGCTTGGAACTAAACAAAGAACACTAAATTAtgcaaattaattattattatagaagtgattgattttttttttttttttcatttcttttctttttttcttaggaGAGAAAATGGACATGGTACCAGACAACAGCATTGATGTTGTGGTCATGACCCTAGTACTCTGTAGTGTGACTGGCACCGAAGAAATCATGAAGGAGATTTTGCGTGTTCTTGTTCCGGTAAGCTTATTGTTATGCATAAGATTTTGTTTCATGTTTCCCTAGTATGTAAATTATGCACAGATTATCATAAGATACAAAGACTGGTCTCAGTGAACTGTTTACAACAGAGTTGCTTTGCTGCTCAGTTTTTTAAAGAGATCTGTGAAAGGGACCTCAAAATTCTGTTTCTGAATTTCAGAGTGCTCTCTCAAAACCTGTATAGCAATTAAATAATAGAAAATCATTCTTTTTGAAAATCTGATCCACAGGCATTTAATTttgttcttctcattctcctttgatAACAAGGTATTGTGTTTAGTGTTTTTAATCCACTGGCACCAGGCAATTGCACTGCTGTTTAtaaatagatggctccacaagcactTGGTTATAAAGGAGTCAGTTAGGAGGGCTACCTGGTCTCACCTGGAATCCCCATTCCTtgaagttttttatttttctctaatactattgttatagtttctgttattatctttattgacactgagattatgataatatcattaatacaaatagcaataagaaataaaagataaaagtcttttaaaaaatctaggaatagggtaaacaggtgagaataGATTGCACTGGTAATTGACTCCTTGTTGATTAGTGTCTCGTGGAGCATCTGTGTTTAAGTAAAATTGGCAAAATAAAAGCCAATTGGACATCACGTGTGTTTTTGCCATCCTGACATCAGCGGATTAAGAAATACCATAGTTTCCAATTAGGAGGAGTGGTATTGAGCTATATTTGTTTTGGTtaactaaacatatatacttcTTAAAGACTTACATTAAGGATAAACTAtttagggaaaaggaaaagaaagaatgagactgACAAGATCTTATAAACCAAAATTGGAATTAAATCTATATGCAGGGAGGATACACAACTTGTATGGCCTCTGGTACATCAAATTTAAGGCTACAGTAGAATAAGGTTGATTATCAAAATGGTGTCAGATAATTTGCTTCACTTGTCATAAAGTTCATCTTTTGTACACTTGTAAGGTGAGGTTTGTATGACCTTTGCACTCTGATCATAGGTTATGATCACATATTGCCATAGATTCAGTGCCTTGTTCTcttctttatatgaatatatcagctagagaatttttttttctctctctctctctctctctttctctctttctctctttctctctttctttctctctctttcattcactttccctctctccctcccttcctccctctctccctcctttgtgtaaaagatacacaaaacaaaactcaAGTGAACACTTATGAGTTAAAACCAACGACCAGACAGAGGAATCAAAGATTTGCCCAGGAATTTAAGAACTCTGAATTGAGTTGCTACTTACATATCTCCAGCCATTTCTATGTCTATTTTATTTCAGGGTGGCAAGTTCTACTTCTTGGAGCACATCAGGGAATTTGACACTGAAAATCACAGTACAAGACAGAAGATCCAGGACCTCCTGACAAGGATTGGGCTCTGGCCATTTTTATTTGATGGCTGCTGTCTGAATCGTGACATGCTTCCAGTTATCGAGGCAGCTGGCTTTTCAAAGGTTAACGGAGAACGTTTCTATGCACCGGTTAATAGCTTCTTCTTCCAACTCATTAAGCCTCACCTCAAAGGCACGGCTGAAAAATGAGTATGTCCCCCTTCATTATCAGTGGGAATGTGGTTGTTATCTTGTGTATTGAAAGAaaggtttcttctttttttttcttttttgttattgtatatgtttttttatattgtatcaGAAAATATATTTTGGATACAAAGGTTATGTGTGTTTACAATAACAGAAACCAATCCACTTTGGGAGTAATAATTACTGAGTTAGAAGGGAAAAGCAACTAAGATATATGAGCAAAGAGAGCGTTTGTTACCCTATGGAGAGTGAAGTTTCATGACTTGATGGATAAAGTTTCAatactcaaaaacaaaaaaaaaaaatctgttcttCTTTTATAACAATATGCAGTCTGGAACTTTGGGTGATATCAGTGATTAGCTatcattttcttgctttttttttttttttttttttttttttttcctttttctctttttctttctttctttcactttctctttctcttttttcttcagtaTCATGTTTGTTCAGAATgcttcatatttacacacacacacacacacacacacacacacacacacacacacacacacacacacacacacacacacacacacacacatatatgatgtgatatgatatgatatccatactgtatatgtgtgtgattaaacTCATCCTGTTTAGCAGCAGGAAACAACAGATCCGTCCATTGCTGCAACAGAGACAATATTTAGGTGGCTTACCTGTTACCATAATTAACAGGATTACAAAAATACCAGGCAGTAGGCATAGTATTCAGTTGCTGctcttttttttaacatattagtagatattgtacattataaactttcacacacacacacacacatatatatatatacacacacacataaatacatacatagatatatacatacatacatatatgcataaatacatatgatatgtgcatatatatatatatatatatatatatatatatatatatatatatgtatatgtatgtatgtatgtatgtatgtatacatacacatatacttttagatatacacattcttatacaaagatatatttacatatacatatatgcatacatatgtgtgtgtatatatatatatatatatatatatatatatatatatatatatagttatatatctatctatctatatatatatatatatagttgtatatctatctatatatatatatatatatatataaaatatatgtgtatgtatgtatataaaatcagaGATTACAAACGCATCTGGTAATTTGATGCTTAAAAAAGGTctcctatgaatatatatacataccaaaggATGTTGCTACAACCAATGGGACTATTTTCATGAACTGCCAAGTACCAAGACCAATGGATTTTACTGTTGCCCCTCTATTCACAATACTTATGTTACCACCATATAGAGTTGTTGTGGATATAGATTGGTCTGTACAATCTCACTTCAAGCATCAAAGTACTGATAGTTCTTTTGGTATATTAGTAAAtctattttactttcattttttgtcCTGCACTTTTATTATGTATAATAGGCAGCCTCTATATACTTTGGATTGCTCACTTGGTGGGGATTGTATAGCAGTTGCATTGTTTCAAAGATTGCATGCTCTAAAAGCCAAGTGCATGTTCATACTAGCAGAAATGATGGACCATCTGCACCTCTGCCCGAGTTTGTTCCTGTTTAGGGCAAAATTCCCTCTTTGCGGGGGCATCAGTAAAAAGTATTGActttgaaaaattatatatatcactttgAAAACTGCTGTACATGTTTTTACATCTAGGTGCAGTTCTATCTGTGAAGATATATCAACTTGTTAACATGTCTTCCATGAATTGTTTGGGTATTCAGTGAGCTAATAACGTCTATACTGAAGCTGAGGACTGTGAAATCATTGTGCATTATGTATTTTAGAGCAGCTCATACTCCTCCTTTATGGTGAGAACTTGTGTACATTTCATAGTTTGCTTATGTAGTAGTGCATTTATTTTTGTGAAGtgtgcatatccacacacaagcacacagatatgcatactcatgcacacataatcaaacacacacacacacacattcacacacacacacatgtgaatatgttTTTGGATAAGTATTAAGTTTCTACTTGCTTTTATGAATGTTTGCAGcctattctttatcattttttaaaaagatatttaGTACATGATACTGTTCATgtgtttttattagcattatcaggtTATGTACTTGATGATATTCCATCTAAGAATGATGAATGTGgcatttgtgttttttgttgaaaATATGCTGAATAGTGAAAGCTGTGTTAATTGCAAGTATTATAAgcaagtttttctttcttttgttagaaATTTAATGAATGAGCTGTTTCCTATGTGATTTAATTTTACTGAGAATAGTAGATTAAGCAaaggaatattgtttttttcctgaTTCTTAAGAGTACATATCAGAGTACACACAAATACCATGTATTGTTACTTTGTTATACCGAGATTTTTTCATATTGTTACAGAGAGATTTTTATATGTCCTTTTGTTTTTAGAAATGGCTTAAAGTTAGGCAATCATACACAATATATGCAATGATCATAATTGCTATGGGACAAATAAAACCTTCAGCCAGTTTACTGTATATACTTTTCTTTATTCCTATCAGCATCTACCTTTTGAAGAACATATTTATCAATGTTAACAGTGCTGCTTCAAATCTTGTTTATAAAAGATATTTATTGGCCAAATCAGTCAATTGTtagaaaatatttaatttattttgcaATAATGTTTGATTTTCTGTTTCTTGAAAAGATAATAGTTAGATAAACAATACATAGACAAGCTCATTATAGGCAGGTAGCTGTAGTTAAAATTAGAATAATTTGTATCCACAGCTTTAAACTCGATAAATCTATTTTATACAGTAATTAACAATCTATGTCTTGCTTCAGCTCTTATATATTTGATGACTAATATATGGACCTTAAGGTTTTTCAGAAGTATATTTTAGGGTTTACATACactttaatctttatttatcataacatttggaaagggaaagaagagcttTTATCCCCCTTGACAGTAAATAGGTCACTATGTTGGCATTATCCCTGAGCAAGGTGAGGTATCACAGGCAACCCGGAACAACCTCCCCAATGTTTAAAGATGTTTAATTCTATACCAGAGTGACTGATTCCATATTAGATATTGTGACAATATGttgaagtaatgaaaataatttggtTTATAAAATTTCAAGTCGGTTGTGCCCCCTTGTCCTCTGTTGCCTGCCACAAATCTGATGTAGGTTATAAGCAAGCAGttttgcaggtgctattttctgCAAGACAAAGGATGGGTGCATTCAGAGTTtacattttgtaaaaaaaaaaacagaattctcTTTGAAGAGCAAATGAAAGATAAGATGACATAAGTATTTGTTAAAGGATGTTCATATCTTCCAAGGATCATTATCACACTCAAGTTTACATTGGTTACAGACCATACACAAATACCTTTGCTTGGTAGAGCATATTAAATTAAGGTATACATCTGTCATTTAAGATTCATATAATCCATGTTGCACATTCTAAATGACTTTTGAATATTCCAGAAAGAAACAGTGCACTggaattatgttatcatcataaaaacCATGGTGTAagctctatatctgtatatctatatatacctatatatctgtctatctatctatatatatatatatatatatatatagagagagagagagagagagagagagagagcacagtgCCAGTTATGTTTCATTTTTCCAATTTTTGGGTTTTTCAGAAATTCAAATAATATTGCAGCAACAATGTGTGATTACTCACAGTATTACGGTTTACTTACAGATTAATATACTAATAAATGAAGTAGAGTTATAATTAAGACAATAGATAGTGATTTTGTTTTATGTCAGACCAAAATTGAAAAGCATCATATGATAAACTACAATATACATAATGTTCTTGTGACTTTCTGTGTGCCAAACTCCACACCAAAAATATTCAGTTTTAGATGTTCAGACATGGGATTGTCAACCtgcatatacttaaatacatacatgcatacatacatacaaacatttatatatatatatatatatatatatatatatatatatatatatatacatttatatacatatatatacatatatatacatatatatatatatatatatatatctatacacacatatatatcaatataggtatgtgtgtgtgagtatgtatgtatgtatgtatgtatatata is part of the Penaeus chinensis breed Huanghai No. 1 chromosome 2, ASM1920278v2, whole genome shotgun sequence genome and harbors:
- the LOC125035857 gene encoding putative methyltransferase-like protein 7A; translation: MAEVDHRIATWISNNVLYIALALGLVWFLRKSLPNLRRRWFAYFMHMFTKEKDAKIEEMKKDLFASMKDIVSQDPELRKQNSIRILEIGVGTGVNFSHYPDGSRLVVVDPNPHFKSYYNDNRKKFPHIQAEEILVTTGEKMDMVPDNSIDVVVMTLVLCSVTGTEEIMKEILRVLVPGGKFYFLEHIREFDTENHSTRQKIQDLLTRIGLWPFLFDGCCLNRDMLPVIEAAGFSKVNGERFYAPVNSFFFQLIKPHLKGTAEK